From Providencia sp. R33, a single genomic window includes:
- the gmhB gene encoding D-glycero-beta-D-manno-heptose 1,7-bisphosphate 7-phosphatase has product MSNGIPAVFLDRDGTINIDHGYVHKIDDFEFIEGAIEAMLELKKMGYALVVVTNQSGIGRGIYTEDQFMQLTEWMDWSLADRGVDLDGIYFCPHHAESDIEEYRQDCNCRKPKPGMLLDAQSFLNIDMAASIMVGDKLADILAGKAANVGTTVLVKSGEPVTEEAMNSADFVVNSIADLPETLKRIKK; this is encoded by the coding sequence GTGAGTAACGGGATACCAGCAGTCTTTTTAGACAGAGACGGAACAATTAATATCGACCATGGCTACGTACATAAAATAGATGACTTTGAATTTATTGAAGGCGCTATTGAAGCCATGTTGGAATTAAAGAAGATGGGTTATGCATTAGTGGTTGTCACAAACCAATCAGGTATTGGTCGTGGCATTTATACCGAAGACCAATTTATGCAATTAACTGAATGGATGGACTGGTCACTTGCTGATCGTGGTGTTGACCTAGACGGTATTTACTTCTGCCCGCATCACGCAGAGTCTGATATTGAAGAATATCGGCAAGACTGCAATTGCCGTAAACCAAAACCTGGCATGTTATTAGATGCACAGTCTTTCTTAAATATAGATATGGCTGCTTCTATAATGGTAGGAGATAAACTTGCTGATATTTTAGCAGGTAAAGCAGCAAATGTCGGAACAACAGTGCTGGTTAAAAGTGGCGAACCTGTGACAGAAGAAGCAATGAATAGCGCTGATTTTGTGGTTAATAGCATTGCAGACCTGCCAGAAACGCTAAAAAGAATTAAAAAATAG
- the metN gene encoding methionine ABC transporter ATP-binding protein MetN: MIKLSNINKVFQQGSRSIQALTDISLHVPAGQIYGVIGASGAGKSTLIRCVNMLERPTSGQVVVDGQDLTSMTEKALTRARRGIGMIFQHFNLLSSRTVFDNVALPLELDNTPKEKIKERVDELLDLVGLSEKKDAYPANLSGGQKQRVAIARALANSPKVLLCDEATSALDPATTRSILELLKDINRRLGLTILLITHEMDVVKRICDQVAVISGGQLIEQDKVSEVFSHPKTPVAQAFIQSTLVIDIPDDYKERMSTEAGKDLSPLVKLEFTGQSVDAPLISMAVRKFDIDINILSSQIDYAGGVKFGVMLAELHGINGGVESTIEFLKEHHVKVEVLGYV, from the coding sequence ATGATAAAGCTCTCAAATATAAATAAAGTTTTCCAGCAAGGAAGCCGTAGCATTCAAGCATTGACTGATATTAGCTTGCATGTACCTGCTGGTCAGATATATGGCGTTATTGGTGCTTCTGGTGCAGGTAAAAGTACGTTAATTCGTTGCGTAAACATGCTAGAGCGCCCAACATCAGGCCAAGTTGTTGTTGATGGACAAGATTTAACCTCAATGACAGAAAAAGCGTTGACGAGAGCACGTCGCGGTATTGGCATGATTTTCCAGCATTTTAACTTATTATCTTCGCGTACTGTTTTTGATAACGTGGCACTGCCACTGGAACTGGACAATACGCCTAAAGAAAAAATTAAAGAACGCGTTGATGAGCTATTAGATTTAGTCGGCTTAAGCGAAAAGAAAGATGCTTACCCTGCTAATTTATCGGGTGGACAAAAACAACGTGTTGCAATCGCACGTGCTTTAGCTAATTCGCCAAAAGTTTTACTGTGTGATGAAGCGACTAGTGCATTAGACCCTGCGACAACACGCTCAATTTTAGAATTATTAAAAGATATTAACCGCCGTTTAGGGTTAACCATCTTATTGATCACTCACGAAATGGATGTCGTAAAACGCATTTGTGACCAAGTTGCAGTAATTAGTGGCGGCCAATTAATCGAACAAGATAAAGTGAGCGAAGTATTCTCTCACCCCAAAACACCTGTTGCGCAGGCTTTTATTCAGTCAACTTTAGTTATTGATATTCCAGATGACTATAAAGAGCGCATGAGCACTGAAGCAGGTAAAGATTTATCACCATTAGTGAAATTAGAATTTACTGGCCAATCTGTTGATGCGCCGCTAATTTCGATGGCTGTACGTAAGTTTGATATTGATATTAATATTTTAAGCTCTCAGATTGATTACGCAGGCGGCGTAAAATTTGGTGTGATGCTAGCGGAGCTGCATGGCATTAATGGTGGTGTTGAGTCCACAATTGAATTTTTGAAAGAGCACCACGTGAAAGTAGAGGTTTTGGGTTATGTCTGA
- the metI gene encoding methionine ABC transporter permease MetI, with the protein MSERMIYLLINGTIDTITMTFVSGFLGFVLGLPLGVLLYITRKDQVMENVGLYRALAVIINIFRSVPFIILLVWIIPLTSFLVGTTIGLKAAIVPLTIGAAPFIARMVENALLEIPSGLIESARAMGATPLQIIRKILIPEAMPSLINAATITLIMLVGYSAMGGAVGAGGLGQIALQYGYQTYNPVVMNTVIVLLVILVNAIQFGGEYLMKKVSHR; encoded by the coding sequence ATGTCTGAGAGAATGATTTATTTGCTGATTAACGGCACCATCGACACTATCACAATGACCTTTGTTTCTGGCTTTTTGGGCTTTGTTTTAGGCTTACCATTGGGTGTTTTACTTTATATTACGCGTAAAGACCAAGTGATGGAAAATGTCGGCTTATATCGTGCACTTGCCGTTATAATTAATATTTTCCGTTCAGTACCATTTATTATTTTACTCGTTTGGATTATTCCATTAACGTCGTTTTTAGTGGGTACAACCATTGGTTTAAAAGCCGCAATCGTACCGTTAACCATTGGTGCAGCGCCATTTATTGCACGCATGGTAGAAAATGCTCTACTAGAAATTCCGAGTGGTTTAATTGAATCAGCGCGTGCTATGGGGGCGACTCCTCTTCAGATCATTCGTAAAATCTTGATCCCTGAAGCAATGCCAAGCCTAATTAATGCGGCAACCATTACTTTAATTATGTTAGTTGGTTATTCGGCTATGGGTGGCGCTGTGGGTGCAGGTGGTTTAGGTCAAATTGCACTGCAATATGGTTACCAAACCTATAACCCTGTTGTAATGAATACCGTTATTGTTCTTCTTGTTATTTTAGTAAACGCAATCCAGTTTGGTGGCGAGTACTTAATGAAAAAAGTTTCACATCGATAG
- a CDS encoding MetQ/NlpA family lipoprotein produces the protein MSIKLKSIAVVGALLGTLVLAGCGEKEKDANSIKVGVIMGKELEVAEVAQKVAKEKYGLDVELVSFNDFVLPNEALSKGDIDLNAFQHKPYLDQQIKDRNYKLVPVGNTFIYPIAAYSKKIKSVDELADGSQIALPNDPTNLGRSLLLLQQQNLIKLKDGTGLMPTVLDVVENPKNLKFVELEAPQLPRALDDQKIALAIINTTWASSATPKLTPAKDGLFVEDKDSPYVNIIVAREDNKDSENVKKFIQAYQSDEVANKANEVFDGGAVKGW, from the coding sequence ATGTCTATTAAGTTAAAATCTATCGCTGTTGTCGGCGCGCTATTAGGCACACTCGTTTTAGCGGGTTGTGGCGAAAAAGAAAAAGATGCTAACAGCATTAAAGTTGGTGTGATCATGGGCAAAGAGTTAGAAGTTGCTGAAGTCGCACAGAAAGTTGCTAAAGAAAAATACGGTTTAGATGTTGAGCTGGTTTCATTTAATGATTTCGTATTACCAAACGAAGCATTAAGCAAAGGTGATATCGATTTAAACGCGTTCCAACACAAGCCGTACCTTGACCAACAAATTAAAGATCGTAACTATAAGTTAGTGCCAGTGGGCAATACATTTATTTACCCAATTGCTGCTTACTCTAAAAAAATTAAATCTGTTGACGAGTTAGCCGACGGTTCACAAATCGCATTACCAAATGACCCAACCAACTTAGGTCGTTCTTTACTGCTGTTACAACAACAAAATTTAATTAAGTTAAAGGATGGCACAGGTTTAATGCCAACTGTTCTGGATGTTGTTGAAAATCCAAAAAATCTGAAATTTGTTGAATTAGAAGCACCACAATTACCACGTGCTCTTGATGACCAAAAAATTGCTTTAGCTATCATCAACACCACTTGGGCAAGCAGCGCAACACCTAAACTGACGCCAGCAAAAGACGGTTTATTTGTTGAAGATAAAGATTCTCCATATGTAAATATTATTGTTGCTCGTGAAGATAATAAAGATAGCGAAAATGTGAAGAAATTTATCCAAGCTTATCAATCAGATGAAGTTGCTAACAAAGCTAACGAAGTCTTTGATGGTGGTGCAGTTAAAGGCTGGTAA
- the rcsF gene encoding Rcs stress response system protein RcsF: MRLLLLTLAALTLAGCGINQYTSPGANKGFTSMKLSKPVPSVTEEPETANVKLMNSPEELLGMPFKDLGIVSGESCRESVQSPPANLNTAKNSMLSQAAFIAADAVLLHQCQTMTAPGCYQATICEGSALKIVE, encoded by the coding sequence ATGAGACTGTTATTGCTCACCTTAGCGGCGTTGACGTTGGCTGGGTGTGGGATTAACCAATACACGAGTCCAGGGGCAAACAAAGGTTTCACCAGTATGAAATTGTCTAAACCTGTGCCAAGTGTGACTGAAGAACCTGAAACAGCAAATGTTAAATTAATGAATAGCCCAGAAGAACTCTTGGGAATGCCTTTCAAAGATTTAGGTATTGTTTCTGGTGAATCATGCAGAGAAAGCGTTCAAAGCCCTCCTGCAAATCTAAATACAGCGAAAAACAGTATGTTATCACAAGCTGCTTTTATCGCTGCTGATGCCGTCCTTTTGCACCAATGCCAGACAATGACCGCTCCGGGTTGTTACCAAGCAACGATTTGTGAAGGTAGCGCATTAAAAATTGTTGAATAA
- the tsaA gene encoding tRNA (N6-threonylcarbamoyladenosine(37)-N6)-methyltransferase TrmO has translation MQSFQFETIGYIESPYKEKFAIPRQPGLVPGGAGRLHLHSPFNDANTVRGLTQFSHIWVIFVFHQTMKGGWKPLVRPPRLGGNDKMGVFATRSTFRPNPIGMSLVELKGVSIKNNQAILELGSLDLVDGTPVIDIKPYLPFAEAIPEATAGYAQDAPSDKMQVIFTLAVENQLASYQHQYPALKQFIEQVLMQDPRPAYKKQSTEIRDYAVHLLDFNIRWRVINGVTEVFAIEPYEKTC, from the coding sequence ATGCAATCTTTTCAATTTGAGACTATTGGGTATATCGAATCGCCATATAAAGAAAAGTTTGCCATCCCGCGCCAACCTGGGCTTGTTCCAGGTGGTGCAGGACGCCTACATCTCCACTCCCCTTTTAATGATGCTAATACTGTTCGTGGCTTAACGCAATTTAGCCATATCTGGGTAATTTTTGTTTTTCATCAAACGATGAAAGGTGGCTGGAAACCTTTAGTTCGTCCACCTCGCCTTGGCGGTAATGACAAAATGGGTGTATTTGCAACGCGCTCAACATTTAGACCAAACCCAATAGGTATGTCCCTTGTTGAATTAAAAGGGGTTTCTATAAAAAACAACCAAGCTATACTCGAGCTTGGTAGTCTAGACTTGGTTGACGGCACACCAGTGATTGATATAAAACCTTATTTGCCTTTTGCTGAAGCAATACCAGAGGCCACTGCGGGATACGCGCAAGATGCGCCTTCAGATAAAATGCAGGTTATATTCACGCTAGCCGTTGAAAATCAATTAGCCTCTTATCAACATCAATATCCTGCGCTAAAGCAATTTATTGAACAAGTTTTGATGCAAGACCCTCGCCCTGCGTATAAAAAACAATCGACTGAAATTCGTGACTATGCGGTTCATTTACTAGATTTTAATATTCGTTGGCGAGTGATTAATGGTGTGACTGAAGTATTCGCTATCGAACCTTACGAAAAAACGTGTTAA
- the proS gene encoding proline--tRNA ligase: MRTSKYLLSTLKETPADAEVISHQLMLRAGMIRKLASGLYDWLPTGVRVLRKVENIVREEMENAGAIEVSLPVVQPADLWQESGRWEQYGPELLRFVDRGERPFVLGPTHEEVITDLVRNEITSYKQLPLNLFQIQTKFRDEVRPRFGVMRSREFIMKDAYSFHISQESLQETYDAMYEAYSKIFTRIGFDFRAVQADTGSIGGSASHEFQVLAKNGEDDVIFSTESDYAANIEFAEALAPTTPRGAPTEELRLVDTPNAKTIAELVEQFNLPVEKTVKTLIVHAEKDSGHTLVALLIRGDHELNEVKAEKHPLVASPLEFATEAEIRNAVNAGPGSLGPINMPLPIVIDRSVAVMSDFGAGANIDGKHYFGINWERDLALPETYDLRNVVEGDPSPDGKGVLQIKRGIEVGHIFQLGTKYSEAMKASVQNEEGHNQIVTMGCYGIGVTRIVAAAIEQSYDDRGIIWPDAIAPFQVAILPMNMHKSYRVKEVAEKLYADLKANGIDVIFDDRKERPGVMFADMELIGVPYTIVIGDRNLDNNQIEYKSRRSDDKELVGLENVVSFLKGKLGK, encoded by the coding sequence ATGCGTACTAGCAAATATCTGCTCTCAACTCTAAAAGAGACCCCTGCGGATGCAGAAGTTATCAGCCACCAGCTGATGCTGCGTGCAGGAATGATCCGTAAACTTGCTTCTGGTCTGTATGACTGGTTACCCACAGGCGTGCGTGTTTTGCGTAAAGTCGAAAACATCGTCCGTGAAGAAATGGAAAATGCAGGCGCTATCGAGGTATCTTTACCCGTCGTTCAGCCCGCAGATTTATGGCAAGAAAGTGGACGTTGGGAACAGTATGGCCCTGAATTGCTACGTTTTGTTGACCGTGGTGAGCGCCCATTTGTCCTTGGCCCAACCCATGAAGAAGTGATCACTGATTTAGTGCGTAATGAAATCACCTCTTATAAGCAACTCCCATTGAATTTATTCCAAATTCAAACCAAGTTCCGTGATGAAGTTCGCCCGCGTTTTGGCGTCATGCGTTCACGCGAATTTATTATGAAAGATGCTTACTCTTTCCATATTAGCCAAGAATCATTGCAAGAAACCTATGATGCAATGTACGAAGCGTATAGCAAAATTTTCACACGTATTGGCTTTGATTTCCGTGCAGTTCAAGCGGATACCGGCTCAATCGGTGGTAGTGCATCCCACGAATTCCAAGTGTTAGCAAAAAATGGTGAAGACGACGTTATTTTTTCCACTGAGTCTGACTATGCTGCAAATATCGAGTTTGCTGAAGCATTAGCGCCAACCACACCACGTGGAGCGCCAACTGAAGAGCTGCGTTTAGTGGATACTCCAAACGCAAAAACAATCGCTGAATTGGTAGAGCAATTTAACTTACCTGTTGAAAAAACAGTTAAGACGCTCATCGTTCACGCTGAAAAGGATTCAGGCCATACATTAGTGGCATTGTTGATCCGTGGCGATCATGAATTAAATGAAGTTAAAGCTGAAAAACATCCTTTAGTGGCAAGCCCACTGGAGTTTGCAACAGAAGCTGAAATTAGAAATGCGGTGAATGCAGGCCCAGGTTCATTAGGACCTATCAATATGCCATTACCGATTGTTATCGACCGTAGCGTTGCCGTGATGAGTGACTTCGGTGCGGGTGCAAATATTGATGGTAAACACTACTTTGGCATTAACTGGGAACGCGATTTAGCCTTACCTGAAACTTATGACCTTCGTAATGTCGTCGAAGGCGACCCAAGCCCAGATGGCAAAGGTGTGCTGCAAATTAAACGCGGTATTGAAGTTGGCCATATTTTCCAATTAGGCACCAAATATTCAGAAGCCATGAAGGCTTCCGTTCAGAACGAGGAAGGCCACAACCAAATCGTTACTATGGGTTGCTATGGTATTGGTGTAACGCGTATCGTTGCCGCTGCTATTGAGCAAAGCTATGATGATCGCGGAATTATCTGGCCAGATGCAATTGCACCTTTCCAAGTTGCTATTTTACCAATGAACATGCACAAATCTTATCGCGTAAAAGAAGTTGCTGAAAAACTGTATGCGGACTTAAAAGCAAACGGTATTGATGTCATTTTCGATGACCGTAAAGAGCGTCCAGGTGTGATGTTTGCTGATATGGAGCTGATTGGCGTTCCATACACTATCGTTATTGGTGACCGTAACTTAGATAATAACCAGATTGAGTACAAATCGCGCCGTAGCGATGATAAAGAATTGGTTGGTTTAGAAAATGTCGTCAGCTTCCTTAAAGGTAAGCTCGGCAAATAA
- the chbG gene encoding chitin disaccharide deacetylase codes for MASLLIVNADDFGLCEAVNYGIIESHRNGVVNSTSAMMNMPAISHAAKLSHENPNLAVGMHFVLTAGKPFSSMPTLSRDGMLGKWLWDIDINDLPLSEIEQELNLQYQKFIEIFGQKPSHIDSHHHVHMIEGIFPIVVGFAQEQGVALRVDRQLEKNWPPLSYKVASTDCFSSEFYGDEISEALFLKIIDEAKAQGNHSIEVMSHPAFIDNALLKSNYAYPRLNELEVLTSENLKSQIAARGFKIGSYRDI; via the coding sequence ATGGCTTCATTACTTATTGTGAATGCCGATGATTTTGGATTATGTGAAGCTGTTAATTACGGCATTATCGAATCTCATCGTAATGGGGTTGTTAATTCAACGAGCGCAATGATGAATATGCCTGCCATATCTCATGCGGCTAAATTAAGTCATGAAAATCCGAATTTAGCGGTGGGAATGCATTTTGTTTTAACAGCAGGTAAGCCTTTTTCATCAATGCCAACGCTCAGTCGAGATGGAATGTTAGGTAAATGGTTGTGGGATATCGATATTAATGATTTACCTTTGTCTGAGATTGAACAAGAGCTGAATCTGCAATATCAAAAATTTATCGAAATTTTTGGCCAAAAGCCCAGCCATATTGATAGCCATCATCACGTGCATATGATTGAGGGTATTTTTCCGATTGTCGTGGGTTTTGCACAAGAACAGGGGGTTGCACTTCGTGTTGATCGTCAATTAGAGAAAAATTGGCCGCCATTGTCATACAAAGTGGCAAGCACTGACTGTTTTAGTAGTGAATTTTATGGTGATGAAATTTCAGAAGCATTGTTTTTGAAAATTATTGATGAAGCCAAAGCGCAGGGGAATCACTCTATTGAAGTCATGAGCCATCCTGCTTTTATTGATAATGCATTATTAAAAAGCAACTACGCTTACCCACGCTTAAATGAATTGGAAGTATTAACATCGGAAAATTTAAAATCACAAATAGCTGCGCGTGGTTTTAAAATTGGTTCGTACCGAGATATTTAA
- a CDS encoding 6-phospho-beta-glucosidase has translation MTQKLKVVTIGGGSSYTPELLEGFIKRYHELPITELWLVDVEEGKEKLDIIFDLCERMVKHANIPLKIVKTLDRREALKDADFVTTQLRVGQLKAREIDESIPLKHGYLGQETNGAGGLFKGLRTIPVIFDIIKDVEEICPNAWVINFTNPAGMVTEAVYRHTNFKRFIGVCNIPIGMKMFITDVLNLSEKDELSIDLFGLNHMVFIKDVIVNGISRFDELLDGIASGTLSANSVKNITDLAFEEGLIRSLNLIPCSYLLYYFKPKEMLAIELGEYYKGGARAQIVQKVEHRLFELYKDPSLDVKPKELELRGGAYYSDAACEVINAIYNDKNTEHYVNIPHQGHIDNIPEDWTVEMTCLLGRDGAKPHPRVTHFDDKVLGLIYTLKNFEIATSQAAVNGQFNDVLLAMNLNPLIHSDKDARLISKELLIAHKKHLPNFEKAIQQLELEG, from the coding sequence ATGACTCAGAAGTTAAAAGTTGTCACCATTGGTGGTGGTAGTAGCTATACACCTGAATTACTCGAAGGTTTTATTAAACGTTACCATGAACTTCCGATAACTGAGTTATGGTTGGTGGATGTTGAGGAAGGCAAAGAAAAATTAGATATTATTTTTGATTTATGTGAACGCATGGTTAAGCATGCAAACATTCCATTGAAAATAGTGAAAACATTGGATAGAAGAGAAGCACTTAAAGATGCTGACTTTGTCACTACACAATTAAGAGTAGGCCAGTTAAAGGCTCGCGAAATTGATGAGTCTATTCCATTAAAACATGGCTATTTAGGCCAAGAAACCAACGGTGCTGGTGGGTTATTTAAAGGGTTGCGTACAATCCCTGTTATTTTTGACATTATTAAAGATGTGGAAGAAATCTGCCCTAATGCGTGGGTGATTAATTTTACTAACCCTGCCGGGATGGTGACAGAAGCTGTTTATCGACACACAAACTTTAAGCGTTTTATTGGTGTGTGTAATATTCCGATTGGCATGAAAATGTTTATTACAGATGTTCTTAATCTGTCAGAAAAAGATGAGTTATCTATCGACTTATTCGGTTTAAACCACATGGTTTTTATCAAGGATGTGATTGTTAATGGTATTTCTCGTTTTGATGAGCTGTTAGACGGTATTGCTTCTGGTACGTTAAGTGCTAACTCTGTAAAAAATATCACTGACCTTGCGTTTGAAGAAGGGTTAATTCGCAGCTTAAATCTGATCCCTTGCTCTTATTTACTGTATTACTTTAAGCCAAAAGAAATGTTAGCTATCGAGCTGGGGGAATATTATAAAGGTGGCGCTCGAGCTCAAATCGTACAAAAAGTTGAACATCGACTGTTTGAGCTTTATAAGGATCCATCACTCGATGTGAAACCTAAAGAGCTTGAATTACGTGGCGGAGCCTATTATTCAGATGCGGCTTGTGAAGTTATCAACGCTATTTATAACGATAAAAATACGGAGCATTACGTTAATATCCCACATCAGGGGCATATTGATAATATTCCAGAAGATTGGACGGTGGAGATGACTTGCCTATTGGGTCGTGATGGTGCAAAACCGCATCCACGAGTGACACATTTTGATGATAAAGTGCTCGGCTTAATTTATACCTTAAAAAACTTTGAAATTGCCACTAGCCAAGCGGCTGTAAATGGTCAGTTTAATGATGTATTACTGGCGATGAATTTAAACCCATTAATTCATTCAGATAAAGATGCGCGTTTAATTTCGAAAGAATTACTTATCGCCCATAAAAAACACCTGCCGAATTTTGAGAAAGCAATACAGCAACTTGAGCTGGAAGGTTAA
- the chbR gene encoding transcriptional regulator ChbR — protein MMQTLMNRTDTNAEIKLVQESELFNNKTFHVFIYNKVESASGLHQHDYYEYTIVLTGRCYQIINGKKILLERGDFVFLPIGSYHESAYDFGPTRILNVGISKSFFDKHYLPLLPSCFVASQSYPLKNEFMAYIESVIASLNFRDSEFNEFIELVTFNVVNRLRHFREKSLQDDAPQWLKSTLEDMHDIAMFSESALQNMITMTGKSQEYLTRATKRFYGKTPMQIINDIRINFAKKQLEITNYSITDIAFESGYSSPSLFVKKFKESTSLTPSDYRKNLYSVEQKMVG, from the coding sequence ATGATGCAGACACTGATGAATAGAACCGACACTAATGCTGAAATTAAATTAGTTCAAGAAAGCGAACTGTTTAACAATAAAACCTTTCATGTCTTTATTTATAATAAAGTTGAGAGCGCAAGTGGACTGCATCAACATGATTATTATGAATACACGATTGTATTAACAGGTCGCTGTTATCAAATTATTAATGGAAAAAAAATATTATTAGAGCGCGGGGATTTTGTTTTTTTACCCATTGGCTCATATCACGAAAGTGCTTATGACTTTGGCCCAACACGGATATTAAATGTTGGAATTAGTAAATCATTTTTTGATAAACATTATCTTCCATTATTGCCAAGCTGTTTTGTTGCATCACAAAGCTATCCATTAAAAAATGAATTTATGGCTTATATTGAGTCCGTTATTGCCTCTCTAAACTTTAGAGACAGCGAATTTAATGAGTTTATTGAATTAGTCACATTCAATGTCGTTAATCGCTTACGCCATTTCCGTGAAAAGAGCTTACAGGATGATGCCCCTCAATGGCTTAAGAGCACACTTGAAGACATGCATGATATTGCGATGTTCAGTGAAAGTGCTTTGCAAAATATGATCACCATGACGGGGAAATCTCAAGAGTATTTAACACGGGCGACAAAGCGTTTTTATGGCAAAACACCCATGCAAATTATTAACGATATCAGAATTAATTTTGCTAAAAAGCAATTAGAAATTACCAATTATTCAATTACTGATATTGCATTTGAGTCTGGTTACAGTAGCCCAAGTTTATTTGTGAAAAAATTTAAAGAATCAACTTCACTAACACCAAGTGATTACCGGAAAAATTTATATAGTGTTGAGCAAAAAATGGTGGGTTAA
- the chbA gene encoding PTS N,N'-diacetylchitobiose transporter subunit IIA produces the protein MFELDDIQEDAANELEEVVMGLIINAGQARSLAYTALRKAKEGDFVTAKSLMEQSHSSLNEAHKVQTQLIESDMGEGRIKVSLVLVHAQDHLMNAMLARELITELIELHEKLNH, from the coding sequence ATGTTTGAACTCGATGATATTCAAGAAGATGCAGCTAACGAATTAGAAGAAGTTGTCATGGGCTTAATTATTAATGCAGGTCAGGCGAGAAGTTTAGCTTATACCGCATTAAGAAAGGCCAAAGAGGGTGACTTCGTCACAGCAAAAAGTTTAATGGAGCAATCTCACTCTTCTTTGAATGAAGCACATAAAGTACAAACTCAGCTCATTGAAAGCGACATGGGGGAGGGCCGAATTAAAGTCAGCTTAGTCCTCGTCCATGCTCAAGATCATTTAATGAATGCCATGCTAGCGCGCGAATTGATTACCGAATTAATTGAGCTACATGAAAAATTAAACCATTAA